The Alnus glutinosa chromosome 3, dhAlnGlut1.1, whole genome shotgun sequence nucleotide sequence CGGCGAAACCTCCGATGAAACACGTGCACTGGAAGGAGGAGCCAAACACAGTAGATCTACAACCCATAatgcaaaagaaccaaaatcCACACACGACAGCGCAGCGGCCAACCACGGAAACGGCGTCGACGGAAGAGACTGAAACAAGCCGGAGAAGACCCAACCACCGAGAACTACACCCAAGAAAAAGATAAACCCTAAGAACCCAAAAAGGCAgagggaaagagaagaagacgtGAGGatagaagagaagaggaagggaggagggaagagGTCTTCCCTCCTCCCCAGGAACAGCCACAGGAGGAGGAGAGAGGGGGCCGGGGGGAAGCAGAGGATTTTGAGTTGAATATATGGATTTGACAAATTGTTTCTCTATCTGTAGAATGTTCATCAAGGATATTTAACTGAAACTCTGGTACGTTTCCTGAAAGCAAGGGAGGGGAATGACTTACCTCTGCAAGCTTTACAACAGCTTCATAATCAATTTCCCCATGTTTGGCAATTCCTGCAGCATGAATCTTAAGGATTTCCATTCATGATTGCTCATTCGGCAATGGAATCTCTATTTTTCTGTCAAGCCGTCCTGGGTGAAGAAGTGCGGGATCAAGAACATCAGGACGGTTTGTTGCCATTATCATTTTAACCTATAACAAACATGTAAAAATAGTTATTTGGTAACTCCATCAGTGTTCTTTGAATTTCACGGTCAGCACTTGTTCCCTCATTGAAACAGCGCCCACCATTGGCATCAATCTCGTCCATAAAAATGATGCAGGGCTTCATAAAAAAAGCAACATAGAAAAGTTACTTCCCAATGGATACATAGcttagaggaagaaaaattcacAATATGAATGATCTTACCTGGTGATCACGTGCATACCCAAACATTTCTCGTATCAACCGTGCACTTTCCCCAATGTATTTATCAATTATGGCACTTGAAACAACCTATATTCACATGAAAATTGAaggcaaaaaatttgaaatatatcATTGGAAAAATCTCTGAATTTTATTTACTCAAATCCATGGCACATGTAACAAACTCCCACCTTTAAGAAGTTTGCGTCTATGTTACTTGCAATAGCTCTAGCTAACAATGTCTTGCCAGTACCAGGAGGTCCATAAAGAAGAAAACCCTGAAAAAGACAGAGGAACAAAAGCCTATTTatcaaagtttatttatttaggcCTCTAGAGAAGATTATTCTGCAGTACTGTGATGGGCTTGAAAATGCTGCCCatcaacaaagaaagaaaataaaaaaggaaaaaggaaaaaaatttagtaACCTTAGGAGGTTTGATGCCAACTCTAATGAAGAGCTCAGGATTCATGAGAGGCAGTTCAATAGACTCTCTCAAATCTCCAATCTGATCAGACAAACCACCAACAGCAGAGTAGCTAACATTACCAGGATCTTCATGCAGCATGTTGTAAACAACTGGATCAAGATGTCAACTCAAAACAACAGTTCCGAATAAAGAGCATTTCAagataactatttatttttataattataacaGTTTTCCTAGCTTTGAAAATCAACTTATTTATAGGCCTTTGTCCGACCTTTAGGAGTCCCTGCTAAAGGCATCTCCACTCTTCAGTgcagtccaaaaaaaaaaatgtgcttcaAAAGATAGTTCTCAGAAGTAGTTAAAAGCCAAAGCTGTTTTAGCAAAGTTTAGTGCATGTCGATTATTAGATCAGATTATGTAGTTATTGAAATAAATATTACTCATTGTTGCCTGCCTACGTAACGTGAGATGAAAAATTAATAAGAGAATAGATTTTCGGTAGAATATTCGAAGAATCCTAGTCTTCGTTACTTTAGGGTAGTTGAAGGAACCACAATAAACGTAAAAGTTTGATAAAAATTAACTCATTGATTCTTTTAGTAACTTTCAGGTGTCTTGCATAGACATTTACAAtaagataaaatagaaaatacccAACTAATGTTAAACCTAAttctaaaataaaactaatcttAATCCTAACTGATAACTAATAATcctcaataaataaaattctatttttaaCACAAATTCTAATTTCCTCGCATTCATAATTTAATTGAAGTTCCTCACAAATGCCAGTTTAATTGTCTCTTCATGGTTAAACAATGCCCTGGAAGTATTGATGCTCTATTGCTCTTCAGAAGCAGATGCTATAAAGAGAAGATTAGATAAACAACTTACAGAGTCTCTCCTTTTCTAAACTCTCACCAATAACCTTTACATGAACATAAACCATCCCTGAAATGATGGAATCGAGTTTTATCCCTAACAATTATTTCTCTACTGTACATCTTTGAAACCAACTTTGCCATATGATGACAGTCTACACACATTCTAAGGTTCTTCACAACTCTAATTGTCACCCCAGGTCCTGAACTAATAAGCCCAAAGGCAATAGCCAACTTTTCACTATGCCGGTATAGTgcactctctttttcttcttcctctacaTCAAGGGAAATCTCTGATGTATCAGGTGAATACCCTGCAAATTTCAAGTCTGTTTTCATCTCATCTAACTTTGAATAGATTTCTTCAGATTTAGGATGTGACGGGTCCCCAGCTACAAATTCATGAACAATACCATTCATCTCTATCAAACTACAACCTGGGGTTTTCTTGATTCTCCTATCGATCATCATTTGTCTTACTTCGCGCAAATTTTCCCATCTATTGCAAGCTGCATATATATTACATAGTAGAACATAAACAGCTCCATTTTCAGGCTCTAACTCAAGAATCTTTTTAGCTGCCATTTCAGCCATTTCTCCATCTTTATGTACTCTACAAGCACCAAGAAGCGCCCCCCAGACAGTTGAATTTGGTTTCATTGGCATATTCTTTATAATTTCATGAGCTTCTTTTAGATGTCCAGCTCGGCCAAGAAGATCAACCATGCACCCATAATGTGCCACATTGGGCTCAATCCCATGCTGGATGGTCATGCTAGCAAAAAGCTTTCTTCCTACATCTACCATGCCAGCGTGAGTACAGGCACATAGAACACCAATGTAAGTTATCTCATCTGGCACTATTGAAGCTTTAAGCATTTCAAAGAACATATCAAGAGCTTCTTCACCATGTCCATTAATGCCAAGACCAACAATCATTGCTGTCCATGTAAATTTATCAATCCGAGgcattttcttaaaaatcatTTGTGCTTTTTCGACATTTCCGCATTTGAAGTACATGTCTATTAAAGCATTTTCCACATACACATCATTCTTGATCTTGTTTTTGTCAATATACGTCTTTATCCATTCTCCTAATTCAAGTGCCCCTAGCTGAGCACAAGCAGTTAGAATGCTCACCATGGTGAACTCATCTGGTCTTATATTTGAAGTTTGCATCTCACGGAAAAGTGCCAAAGCCTCTTTGAAGCGGTTCACCCGAAGATACCCATCAATCATGGCAGTCCATGAAACATAGTCTCTTTCAGACATCTGATCGAAATACTTTCGAGCTAAATCAACTTCTCCAGCATTGGCAAAACCTGCAACAATGGCAGTCCAAGAAATCACATCCCTGGTCTTCATGTTCCGAAAAATCCCAAGTGCAAGATCCATTCCTCCACAAGCTGCATACATATCAATCAAAGCATTTTCCAATATCAAACCGGGCTCAACTTTGCCTTCTTTGATATACTCATGAACCCGCTTGCCAATATCTAAGTCCTTCAATTTGGAGCAAGCTGATAACACCAAAACAAGGGTAACTGAAGTGGGCAACACCTCATTTTTCTCCATCTCATCAAAAAGCTTCCTTGATTCATCAAATTGCTTAATTCTGTTGTACCCAGATATCATTACATTCCAACTGACAACATCCCTTGTCTGACTCATATCAAAAACACTGCGAGCCATATCAATCAGGCCACACAGGGAGTACATATTTACCAAAGAATTTTTAACGAACACATTAGAATGGAACCCATATTTCACTACATGACCATGCAACTCTTTGCCACATTCCAATGCAATATCACGAGTAAATCCCTTTAACAAGAATGGAAACGTGTAGTGGTCAGGCTTGACATTCCTTCTCAACATTTCTAAATACATTGAAACTCCATTCTCAGGCACCTTAATCCTAGAGTAGCCTTTGATCATGGTGTTCCAAACGAACATACTTGGTTCAGGAATTGTGTCAAACATGTGATGGGCATAGTTCATATCACCCGATTCATGCTTACAACAAAACGCTACGATTTTATTTTGTACGACTGGGTTTGAGGTCATACCCGTTTTGATTGTTTGGGAATGTACTTGCTTGAGATGGTCCATGGACTTGCAGTTCtcaaagagagagagtggtGGGTTTTCTAAGGAGTGGGTCTGAGTGTGTGGAGTGAAGTGGGTCGGAGATACGGACGCCATAGTCATCATTTTCTTGAGGGTTGAGAAATGTGAAGTTGATAAGGTCAAAGGAGAGTAGAGCAAGTAAGCTTTGTGGAGGACAGAAGGTGGCATACAATGAGAGGGAGAGACCTGCACACTTCAAGTAAAGCCAAAAAGAATCCACTGTGAGAGAAATTTGAAAACGACGTAGCTTTGAGGAGCTTCGAGGGCCAGAGAGTGAACCCTAGAATTTGGCAATTGATCTTGTTGGGGGGTTCTCAGAGACAGTGTAATGTGTAGTATTTTTTGATTCCCCTGTTCTACGGCGGGAGAATAAAGAAATGTATGTCAAatgagatttgattcttgtacaacaccaatacaataactgtacaacaacccttcacatgaagGTGAGCCTCAGTACGTGggccccaccctcatgtgagagattgttgtacagttattgtattgttgttgtaaatctaacatttttcatgtcaaattattcatcaaaatgaACATATTCCTTGAGGTTGCAACAACTAATTTTAGGGTTCCGGACTTGACCCATTTACCACTTTGTACTAGATGATGGGCTTtcaatttcttcctttttttttctttttttttcttttttttttttttcaaccttttTCTGTTGGTGTCCTACCGCCTACGCCGATCATACAAAAACAACTAGTAAATTCACATCATCAACCACAAAGATTCAGATCTAAGACCTAGAATAACAAATCAAGGTATAAATATTCAGATTTAAGAAGCAATACGATCTCGGTGACCTGGTGAAGGCGACCCGATCTCAACAAAGGCGACACGATCTCGAACCATCGATGACGGCGACACGATCtcgacgagagagagagagaaagagaaagagatgagagtagactgagagagtgagagtcgaGAGAGAGGGGGAGGTGTGCGGCGCACtgggagtgagagagagattttgtttaCAATAGGATGAATCACTGAAttaggttttgttttaaaaccGTATACACTAAAACGAATCAGTTGTAAACACCAAAACTGCATcgttttacatataaaaattaatatatatatatatatatatatatatatatatatatatatatatatatatatatataataaaggcggttagcggttaacgGTTTTAACGGTTTTGTGGTTATACGGTTAGCGGGCGGTTATTAACAGGCGGTTATTTCACCCCTATGTCAGACCAAACAATAACAGAAAACGCCAGCTAGGGCTGGCAAAatgggtcacccgacacgacccgttaagactcgcgacccgtttagcctaTACCAGatacgacccgtttatgttaacgggtcaaggctccagacacgacacgaacactgtaatttcacgggtcacccgacacgacccgtgaaactcgtttaacataatgggtcgaaTCGGGACAACACGactcgacacgacccgtttaaaagaaaaaatatatatctgcaaacatatataatatattatggaaaagaaaaaaaatatcactcTACTTAATCTCAGCCTCTTccaaaatcaagaaaataaatgcaaaatcaatacaACAATCGAATGCAGTTAGAATGAAAATCAGCTATATAAGTTTATCATTGAAAGTTAAAGGACCATGTCATCCAATTACTCAGAAAAACTGCAGGTAGAGTATTCCGTAAGTCAAAAGCCCATAAATAATACAGCCTAGAATCacattaaaaacacaaattattagCAACCAAGATTTAAATTCCTTCAATTTCCTATACTTTCTCATCAATCAAGCACACTTGTTCACCTTCAAACTCAACTCCACTGCCGTGATTCACTCTCAGGTCCAAACTCATTGGATCAATCCTTGAAACGTCCCGATTCGCACCACTAACGTCCCCGAACTGCGCGCTCGGCGCTCCTCAGCCCCAATCCCTGTCCAAACTCCCCCACTCCCCCGCTGCCATTCATCGGGAACTGAAGAAGAAGGGGCGGCGTTGAAGAAGAccaaagagagagagcgtcACTGCATCGAGCGGGTCTAgtgagaggaagaagaagaaaatggaagaagaagagggggtgGCAGCGGTGGTGGCGCAgggctgaagaagaagaaaatggaagaagagggGGCGGGGCGGCGCGGTGTGAagcagaaagaaaagaaaattgaagaagtGAAGAAGTTAGGGCAGCCGGTCCTAAATTACCTAAATACCTAATAATCCTAAAATTCTAAATCAGTAAATCAGTAAATCTAATcctatttcccttttttttttttttaataaaatatatatataatttttaaaaaataataataataataatcgtGTATGGCGGGTCACCCACGGGTGACACGCGACCCGCCCGTCTAACTAAGATAAACGggtagacccgtttatgacccaaacccgctaatttcgtgtcgtattcgtgtcgggttgtcgtgtcgtgtcaaaattgccggcCCTGTCGCCAGCCATATGCATCTTATTTTCATGTATATTGGCCATGCCGGTTTCGCGCATAAGCAACCCACATTTCAATAatcaaccaaattcaaaaatttcaagTGGGTGAAAATAGGGCAAGTATTTTTTATGAAGTAAGTTTGGGTTGACAATTCATGTTTGCATATCGAGTTCGGGTTGTGTCGACtcagaaatataaaagaatggGGGTCAAACCCAAtacgacccatttaattaaacatgtcaagctCATCAACCATAATACGACCCATTTAAATAAGCGAGTAACATGACAAGACCCACACAATCCGTTTAATAAAAACATGTCGTATTGGATTGATCCAAACATGACCCGTTTTAACCTTTACTCGAAACAACCAAACCTACTACTACGAGCCATTGGCTTGGGGTCTTCTATTGGGattggtgtccaaaactccaattgcattgatgatggttttctataattgtataatattgaacatttaACATATACATTAatgttttacatgtacatatatgtttgaaaatgttttcatattatatacgtGTAAGGTCcataagttacattgtatttgactatggtaggagtaatgagattatcatacagaagatcatagtcatagcCATAGGTCCTTGTaacttataaaagattgttcataGACATAAATGGAACTGAAAAATCCAtttagactataacatgtcaacctcaaaaatctatcttgattaggagaagtaGGTAGGGcttcgggttgatatgttgATGTAAGAGCTATTAGGGTTTATGCCCTAAATCCCAATATACTATTAACACACAAGTTTGTTACgaataaatgttgttattcaCTAATCTATTTTTTGAGAATAAGGCATATGATATTTTACATACTTAATAATGATTatgtatattttgcatgtgaaagGCCTTTGGATTAAATTGAATATGTTTTATGGTGTGAGTAACGGAGTTATCACATAAGTTTTTAGTCAATAATCCTTGTAGTCTTAAATTTTGTATAGTTCATAGTAGataatggaattgggcattcaATTTTGTGAAAACGGTTATACATCGAATCTTTGCGATTTATCTTAATCAGGTGAAGTTGGAGGCTTCGGGTTAATATGTAAGTGTTATGCACTGAACGGACCATGAGAGttgtttttccactaaaaaacTATCGATAGGAAAAACTCATACTCTCAAGACTTTTTaagatattgattctaaatcctgagaGGATTGTGTATTCAGATATGAAGTGTAGATTACTTTGATACATTTATGGGTTAAACCAATATTATGATCAACATTCTTAGTGCGTTGGGTGATCAcaattaacattgtgagaaagcttttctcaaaAAGGAATTCAAGTCTCTGTTAttaaaaagataagaaatttCTCCTTGAGATAAATTTTATGGATTAGATTATTTTCAATCTTTGGCCGAAGCATTTTGGTATAAGATACCAAAATATAATGTACATGTGATAAGAATTTCACGAGTACGAGAATAATCGATAAAATTAGTGACTCAAAGATAAAGAGGTAGATAATTAAATGGCAGTATCTTGGTTTTAATTATGCTACGGAAGATTTCATGGAGGAATTAAAAGTCAATattaagtaaatttaaaggattaattgttttaataaaaaaatataaactagagtgCAATTATAATTGAATAGTGACTTGATGAGTTGGagctattttggctagtttttatttttcctttaggtcccttaccaagctgatttaatttaaccatatcatactttttatttattgggatgtgtgtttttatttattaaaaacatgggCTAGAGAGAAACTGTGTATGAGATGCAAGATGGGAGATTGAGCcttgggataaaacccaagcccaatgGGATAGCAGATGACGCATGGGCCAAGGTGTTAATTCTTTACTACagcttgtcccacattgcttataTCTCCAACTCTCATAGTATTcagagcctataaatagatatgccTATAACTCTTGTAAGATAAGTAACTACAACAGTTCTTTAGATTTTACTAAGAATTAATATTCTTGAGTTAACTCTTGAGaataagtttaaattttgaagagcAAGTTGAGAGCCCACTCTCTTGGTTTTCATCAGTCATTGGTGAGAAGATCTGAATGTATCATCACACATTCCTCGTCGAGGAGTAAAGAGCAAAATTTTGTCCATAAAACCGAGGAGTGGCCGAATTCTTCAAGTAAGTATGTTATGTTTatgcaatttagtttaaaatagCATAGTTTTTCACATgttcttcataaagtttgatcttggcttagtaattttattttggGCAAATtacattttagccccccaaattaccacctgTTTTGCATTTAGCCCCATAAACTGTCAACACTCTGACtctggccctccaaactaccgaCGACTCCGAAAATGGCCACTTCGTCACCTCTTCCCgtcaaaatggatggaaaaaccATCACGTGCCGTGCACGTGATATTTTAATACACAAATCACCGAAAATGCCCATGTCTTCAAAATTGAAAGTACAAAATGGTCCTTTTAAACAAAACAAGCGTACTGTGGGTAGGCTACGGCCACCACTGATCGTTGGAGTCACAAACTTCGGCTTCTACTTCTACCGTACTCCCCTTCTCAACAACTTTACAGCGATTGTTGACATTCTTAAGAGCTCCCTTGCTGAAACTCTCAATCACTATTATCCCTTTGCAGGAAGAATCGTTCAAAACCCATATACTGGTGAGCCTGAGATTTTTTGTGACAACATTGGTGCTCTGGTTGTAGAAGCCCAAGCAAATATCCCTTTgaaagaattaaaattttacaacCTTAATCAATCTTTGCAAGGGAAGCTAGTTTCTATCAGCACCAACTTTCCCGTGCAAATCCAAGTAACAAAATACACTTGTGGAGGCATTTCAATAACCTTCACCTTCGACCATGCACTAGGCAATGCGAGCTTCATCAGTTCTTCGATGATTTGTTTGCATGGTTTTCATGTCTGCGTGAGTAGTCTTCAAGTCCTTTGAGAAAGGACATAAAAATCTAAGGTCCCTTTTGCAGATACGTGAATATAGCGCCTTCTAGTTTAAAACATGGGCAACCCACGTCCTTTGATCACGTCTTCAAGTCCTGCATCTTTATCTTCAAGTCCAGTGTCTTGCGTCCTTTGATATAgctgatgtgttttaaaatagttactcgcaagtgcacgaatcgttttgcaatatagcgttatgcaagtgcgaggtcgatcccatagggaattgtgttgcgaaaattaatctctattcaaactaatcctattttaacctagttccaaatttaggggtttttgataaaagaaaacatgaacaaaaataatgaagataaaggggtctagggttttggaatccacactcaccaaatcatatcaacctaatctcatgctcatcacacttattcgaggttgtcacgtataaatcttaggtatgctctacattgcttcaaaaatcatttagatcattcaatgatttcgttcatagcacaaatcacaaagagtaccaattgaaatccaaacatccaatgtatcattcaatcacaatggatatcttcattcgaaccgataaaacaatgtattagtcaaacgacgcacaatgaatgtccaatgttttgatagatgaaaaaccaagcaaccgatttaatgaaacttattccacatcatcacttgtatccggaaaccacaagagatatcaaaacatcatttcaagaaaatcgaagtagaacaatgagaaatcaaacccataaactcaaatagcatgaacaagcaagaaactcggtttctcttcaatggtgaggtttcatcctcaaccccaaacgaaaatattagctacacatgataaaataactacaacttaaaacattaaaagcataaaaatcaaagagttgcaaaaggaaagaaataagctacaagaagaagagaagcaagaagttatgtacaaagaggctcatgcctcctctctcctttgattttcagccttggtctccttttatagccaagtggtttgtgtggaatgggtgagtgggtgttattttatgtatgagtggagagatgagtgatgagtgttttatggaatgagtggtgagtgttttatggaatgagtggtgagtgttttatggaatgatgttgagtggaaaaaaaggtgattaagtggctgagaatgtggagaaaaacgtgtattggctctagctttggggagacaagggatgaagcaaaagaaaaataataagagagatggttccggattttcgggatgatccgacgactgaaattcaaacagccatatctttttccacacATCTctaaattggctgaaacttgttgcgttggaaagctgacatcttgaaattcaatttagacctaagaaactcccaaaacggatatcgtttggtcctgttatgatcagtctaaatgtagtggtctgttgcatccgaatttccttgtattttgcttgaattatatcatttctctcttattgtcctacaaaatataaaaacactaaaactaaccaaagcattagaaaataacaaagctaaaggtttaactaatgtaaattaaggggtccaaatacacaatatttggtactcatcaataGCTACACACAACACTTGAACAAAATCAACGTGTCAATCCAGCTGGGGGAGAGAATCCAAAAGAGGTAACAAGTTTGGGATACGTGTAAGCCAAACCAAGTTTGCATGTGTACTTTTGGTTACAAGTGGGTGGACCGGTGGACACTCCTCAATCAACAAGATTCAGAATCATGCATTACATGAGTTGATGCTCTTTTGAAAATACACAACTCATGTAATTGTGGAGTTTCTAAGCAATTGTGTATTTTCTACGTATCCCAATAAAGTGATggcagggacatgctcatgatcagaatggctagcatcatcctcatcaatcatgtagtgcccttgagccatcagctgaatttga carries:
- the LOC133863951 gene encoding putative pentatricopeptide repeat-containing protein At3g15930, whose protein sequence is MPPSVLHKAYLLYSPLTLSTSHFSTLKKMMTMASVSPTHFTPHTQTHSLENPPLSLFENCKSMDHLKQVHSQTIKTGMTSNPVVQNKIVAFCCKHESGDMNYAHHMFDTIPEPSMFVWNTMIKGYSRIKVPENGVSMYLEMLRRNVKPDHYTFPFLLKGFTRDIALECGKELHGHVVKYGFHSNVFVKNSLVNMYSLCGLIDMARSVFDMSQTRDVVSWNVMISGYNRIKQFDESRKLFDEMEKNEVLPTSVTLVLVLSACSKLKDLDIGKRVHEYIKEGKVEPGLILENALIDMYAACGGMDLALGIFRNMKTRDVISWTAIVAGFANAGEVDLARKYFDQMSERDYVSWTAMIDGYLRVNRFKEALALFREMQTSNIRPDEFTMVSILTACAQLGALELGEWIKTYIDKNKIKNDVYVENALIDMYFKCGNVEKAQMIFKKMPRIDKFTWTAMIVGLGINGHGEEALDMFFEMLKASIVPDEITYIGVLCACTHAGMVDVGRKLFASMTIQHGIEPNVAHYGCMVDLLGRAGHLKEAHEIIKNMPMKPNSTVWGALLGACRVHKDGEMAEMAAKKILELEPENGAVYVLLCNIYAACNRWENLREVRQMMIDRRIKKTPGCSLIEMNGIVHEFVAGDPSHPKSEEIYSKLDEMKTDLKFAGYSPDTSEISLDVEEEEKESALYRHSEKLAIAFGLISSGPGVTIRVVKNLRMCVDCHHMAKLVSKMYSREIIVRDKTRFHHFRDGLCSCKGYW
- the LOC133863298 gene encoding coniferyl alcohol acyltransferase-like, whose translation is MATSSPLPVKMDGKTITCRARDILIHKSPKMPMSSKLKVQNGPFKQNKRTVGRLRPPLIVGVTNFGFYFYRTPLLNNFTAIVDILKSSLAETLNHYYPFAGRIVQNPYTGEPEIFCDNIGALVVEAQANIPLKELKFYNLNQSLQGKLVSISTNFPVQIQVTKYTCGGISITFTFDHALGNASFISSSMICLHGFHVCVSSLQVL